The Sphingobacteriaceae bacterium genome has a segment encoding these proteins:
- a CDS encoding T9SS type A sorting domain-containing protein — MKSSLYFDYIHTVDQSCTSNNPCVGAIPSRISRFDYGVRAENTNPLRTVTVRNSEFYDNTTVGSYFNNMHSFFFENNYMRTPGENCWAAAYLNECKNYTFKNNTLLQDYSVTQKVFAGVYAMSSAEGAHKIYRNTFSNFHVGIAPVGNNSGILNVDDGLLMNCNDFTQKQNDYDIGLVWQSTPPTPPTVMKVQGPTIIQNMTAQNIVRNKYAADCFGNENKWYLQGTNARNFIDYDHGCNGNPVSNPSACDDISLYVFPVAFAESPSDCPANIVQNGCTPPCLEPINLVLGGAIVQTNSLVNYYNSIIDGGNTQILLNAINSGMGEGEMKNLLLQYSPYLSDTVLSAYFNRTNWPLGHGVQIHNANKPVSIPVWQVILNRNPPSGILSQLNTNQNQNPTSVRSGLEQRLSLSKFNLQSLYSEKLNYFLTDSLPSSQDSVINILQSPNVNIPDADVLLVYAYINKGDYLAALNQVNKLPAKKSDWVPLLKLYIEAAKVPQKELSIFESSTGASLISDYAKSITGIAGQSSAKSLLKFLNGEDYIIEHPIPINDNANGRMAASQSELVNEDNIIATNNQIKLYPNPTNSGIYLSYESSAEKQAELLVTDLLGKVIINKTINGSSKIYIPLTEISSGLYLITILDNEKVIFKSKLIKYN, encoded by the coding sequence GTGAAAAGTTCACTTTACTTTGACTACATACATACAGTTGATCAATCATGTACAAGTAATAATCCATGTGTTGGCGCAATTCCTTCTCGTATTTCAAGATTTGATTATGGTGTTCGTGCTGAAAACACAAATCCATTACGAACAGTAACTGTTCGTAATTCTGAGTTTTATGACAATACAACTGTTGGTTCTTATTTTAATAACATGCATTCTTTTTTCTTTGAAAATAATTACATGAGAACTCCTGGTGAAAATTGCTGGGCTGCTGCCTATCTGAATGAATGCAAAAATTATACATTTAAAAACAATACTTTGCTACAAGATTATAGCGTTACACAAAAAGTTTTCGCAGGTGTATATGCAATGAGTAGCGCTGAAGGCGCACACAAAATATATCGCAATACTTTTTCAAATTTTCATGTGGGAATTGCACCAGTAGGTAATAATAGTGGTATCCTAAACGTTGATGATGGCTTACTTATGAACTGTAATGATTTCACCCAAAAGCAAAATGATTACGACATCGGTTTGGTTTGGCAGAGCACGCCTCCTACACCACCTACGGTAATGAAGGTTCAAGGGCCTACAATCATTCAAAATATGACTGCCCAAAACATTGTGCGAAACAAATACGCAGCAGATTGTTTTGGTAATGAAAATAAATGGTATCTCCAAGGCACCAACGCTCGTAATTTTATCGATTATGACCATGGCTGTAATGGCAATCCAGTTTCTAATCCAAGTGCATGTGATGATATAAGCCTTTACGTATTTCCAGTTGCCTTTGCAGAAAGTCCTTCTGACTGTCCAGCGAATATAGTGCAAAACGGCTGTACACCTCCTTGTCTAGAACCAATAAACCTTGTATTAGGCGGAGCAATAGTTCAAACAAATTCGCTTGTTAATTACTACAATAGTATTATTGATGGAGGTAATACTCAAATTTTATTGAATGCTATAAATAGTGGTATGGGTGAAGGTGAGATGAAAAACCTACTCTTACAATATAGTCCGTACCTAAGTGATACTGTATTATCTGCCTATTTTAATCGTACAAATTGGCCATTAGGGCATGGCGTTCAAATTCATAATGCAAACAAACCTGTTTCAATTCCTGTATGGCAAGTAATTTTAAACAGAAATCCACCTTCTGGCATTTTATCTCAATTAAATACAAATCAGAATCAAAATCCAACTAGTGTTAGAAGCGGTCTTGAACAACGTTTAAGTCTTTCTAAATTTAATCTTCAGTCATTATATTCTGAAAAACTCAACTACTTTCTAACCGATAGTTTACCTTCAAGTCAAGATAGTGTAATTAATATCTTGCAAAGTCCAAATGTAAATATTCCAGATGCAGATGTGTTATTGGTATATGCTTATATTAATAAAGGCGATTATTTAGCAGCGCTAAATCAGGTTAATAAACTGCCAGCTAAAAAATCAGATTGGGTTCCATTATTAAAATTATATATAGAGGCAGCAAAAGTTCCACAAAAAGAATTATCTATTTTTGAAAGTTCAACTGGTGCTTCATTAATTTCAGACTACGCTAAGAGCATTACAGGTATTGCAGGCCAAAGCTCAGCAAAATCATTGCTTAAATTTCTTAATGGTGAAGATTATATTATTGAGCATCCTATCCCTATTAACGATAACGCAAATGGAAGAATGGCAGCGTCGCAATCAGAATTAGTAAATGAAGATAATATTATTGCAACTAATAATCAAATAAAACTTTATCCTAACCCTACAAATTCAGGTATATATCTTTCCTATGAATCATCAGCAGAAAAGCAAGCAGAATTATTAGTAACAGACTTACTTGGTAAAGTAATAATTAATAAAACAATTAATGGCTCAAGCAAGATATACATTCCGTTAACTGAAATAAGTTCAGGTCTATATTTGATTACCATTTTAGATAATGAAAAAGTAATATTTAAGTCAAAATTAATTAAATACAATTAA
- a CDS encoding T9SS type A sorting domain-containing protein has product MSVFLNAQSGGFKREYKLPNAFQNVAKAVFETTPNNYIMGGFVFDTLNGSYTNRLTLFGINQQGQRTWTKKYGSSKFEYLDNLWVSRWFYKQGSNLYHAGCVRDSNNKYLGVLIKFNLNGDSIWQNKFYDDNYDVIPLMVTGSVDGGFLITGYVQQVGNQPVLLIKTNVVGNELWRKYINKSGTNTHDGKAIIQDTSSKKIIIVGHQKFGNDYKDNILICDSLGNKLSQNSYCGSLGGWLNDLIQTKDKKIVAVGKAIYPQIFSGSNLTRSYAVKFDFNSPESPIWKIDNFDKLAKGNSFTCVRELNNEVLLFSGGLDTMQQNSLPLNGLNRMTKFDKNGNMLWNRHYDYSKNPNANNNITTRSLNLAINGDWLAAIQIGNASPDPFFFVRYDSTGCDSTSLYCTTTFTSNIYEVSNNAYHLVIYPNPVKSTLNLSFSNLKFITQNLTFKILDVYGRVIREDEIKIETQNSLNISDLEKGIYFMQLYNMNKLIATKKIMKE; this is encoded by the coding sequence ATGAGTGTTTTTTTAAATGCACAGAGTGGTGGATTTAAACGAGAATATAAATTGCCAAATGCATTTCAAAATGTTGCCAAAGCTGTTTTTGAAACCACACCAAACAATTATATTATGGGTGGGTTTGTTTTTGATACTTTAAATGGCTCTTATACAAATCGTCTTACGCTTTTCGGAATTAACCAACAAGGTCAAAGAACTTGGACAAAAAAATATGGCAGCAGCAAGTTCGAATATCTTGATAACCTTTGGGTATCTCGGTGGTTTTATAAACAAGGGAGTAACCTTTACCACGCTGGTTGCGTAAGAGATAGCAATAATAAGTATCTAGGCGTTTTAATTAAATTCAATTTAAACGGAGACTCAATATGGCAAAATAAGTTTTATGACGATAATTATGACGTAATTCCTCTAATGGTTACAGGAAGTGTAGATGGAGGATTCCTAATTACGGGCTATGTTCAACAAGTTGGCAACCAACCTGTGTTATTAATAAAAACTAACGTAGTTGGTAATGAATTGTGGCGTAAGTACATCAACAAATCTGGCACCAACACTCATGACGGAAAAGCGATTATTCAAGATACATCAAGTAAAAAAATAATTATTGTTGGACACCAAAAGTTTGGTAATGACTATAAGGATAACATTTTGATTTGTGACAGCCTTGGAAATAAACTCAGCCAAAATAGTTATTGTGGTAGTCTTGGGGGTTGGCTCAACGATTTAATTCAAACAAAAGATAAAAAAATAGTTGCAGTTGGTAAGGCAATTTATCCACAAATCTTCTCGGGTTCAAATTTAACAAGATCTTACGCAGTAAAATTTGATTTTAATTCTCCTGAATCTCCTATTTGGAAAATAGATAATTTTGACAAATTAGCAAAAGGTAATAGTTTCACTTGTGTTAGAGAATTAAATAATGAAGTTTTACTATTTTCAGGTGGTTTAGATACTATGCAACAGAATAGCCTTCCTTTAAACGGATTAAATCGCATGACTAAATTTGATAAAAATGGAAATATGCTTTGGAATCGACATTACGATTATTCCAAAAATCCAAATGCTAACAATAATATTACTACCCGTTCATTAAATCTAGCAATAAACGGTGATTGGCTTGCTGCAATACAAATTGGAAATGCATCACCAGACCCATTCTTTTTTGTTAGATATGATAGCACGGGTTGTGATAGTACTTCTTTGTACTGTACCACTACTTTTACATCTAACATTTATGAAGTGTCAAATAATGCTTATCATTTAGTCATTTATCCAAACCCTGTCAAATCAACTCTTAATTTATCTTTTTCTAATTTAAAATTTATTACTCAAAATCTAACCTTCAAAATATTGGATGTATATGGCAGAGTAATAAGAGAAGATGAAATTAAAATAGAAACCCAAAACTCTCTTAATATTAGTGATTTAGAAAAAGGCATTTATTTTATGCAACTCTATAATATGAACAAACTTATTGCTACTAAAAAAATCATGAAAGAATAA
- a CDS encoding T9SS type A sorting domain-containing protein produces the protein MRKFLFVTLISVLMFVQFSAQNIYTFAGNGTFGYSGDGGAATNAQLSLVQGIAVDGLGNIYVADQSNNRIRKITPSGIISTCVGTGIGGYSGDGGPAINAQISTPYGISIDASGNLFIADFNNSRIRKVNTSGIISTVAGDGTQGFGGDGGPATNAQLNAPVSVAVDAAGNLYIADFSNYRIRKVTPAGIISTIAGNGTAGFSGDGSTAVSAQLDLPYGVAVDVAGNVYIADQNNHRVRKVNLSGIITTYVGTGVAGFSGDGGIATNAKLNFPYSLAFDLSDNLLIADRFNNKIRKVSAGNIISTAAGNGVGGFSGDGNLATNAQLNDPAGIAITAVGTMFISDKSNFRIREVCASGCLTNLNTLIEINPGVLVFPNPSIGSLTIRIDATLGDGKLTLYNFLGQKVLEQNILTETNHINLVNFANGLYSYTIEDAGLQIHFGKIIIE, from the coding sequence ATGAGGAAATTCTTATTTGTTACTTTAATTTCTGTCTTAATGTTTGTTCAATTTAGCGCACAAAACATTTATACTTTCGCTGGCAATGGTACTTTTGGATATAGTGGTGATGGGGGGGCCGCAACAAATGCACAGCTGTCATTAGTGCAGGGTATTGCAGTAGATGGATTGGGAAACATATATGTCGCGGATCAAAGCAACAATCGTATAAGAAAAATTACTCCCTCTGGAATTATCTCAACATGTGTTGGTACGGGCATTGGTGGATATAGCGGAGATGGGGGGCCGGCCATAAATGCTCAAATAAGCACACCATATGGGATATCGATAGACGCGAGTGGGAATTTGTTTATTGCGGATTTTAATAATAGTCGGATTAGAAAAGTGAATACATCGGGTATCATATCTACCGTAGCAGGTGACGGTACTCAGGGCTTTGGAGGTGATGGAGGTCCGGCAACAAATGCACAGCTCAATGCCCCAGTAAGTGTTGCTGTGGATGCAGCTGGCAACCTTTACATAGCAGATTTTAGTAACTATCGCATTCGTAAAGTAACTCCTGCAGGTATTATTTCTACAATTGCCGGTAATGGTACAGCCGGATTTAGCGGAGATGGTAGTACCGCTGTAAGTGCACAACTGGATCTGCCTTACGGTGTAGCCGTTGATGTAGCAGGGAATGTCTACATTGCCGATCAGAACAATCATCGAGTGCGAAAGGTTAATTTGTCCGGAATTATTACAACTTATGTCGGTACTGGTGTTGCAGGATTTAGCGGAGATGGGGGCATAGCAACTAATGCTAAATTAAATTTTCCATATAGCCTTGCTTTTGATCTTTCAGACAATTTGCTTATTGCTGATCGTTTCAATAATAAAATCAGGAAAGTAAGTGCGGGAAATATTATTTCTACAGCTGCAGGTAATGGAGTGGGTGGATTTAGCGGAGACGGGAATCTTGCAACAAACGCTCAGCTTAATGATCCAGCAGGCATCGCCATCACAGCAGTTGGCACCATGTTTATTTCTGATAAGAGTAATTTTAGAATTCGTGAGGTGTGCGCATCAGGTTGTTTAACAAATCTTAATACATTGATAGAAATAAATCCAGGCGTTCTTGTTTTTCCAAATCCAAGCATTGGATCATTGACTATTAGAATTGATGCTACTCTAGGAGATGGAAAATTAACACTGTATAATTTCTTGGGTCAAAAAGTTCTTGAACAAAATATCCTTACAGAAACTAATCACATTAATCTAGTCAACTTCGCCAATGGTTTGTATAGTTATACCATAGAGGATGCTGGTTTACAAATACATTTTGGCAAAATAATCATTGAATAA